The Larimichthys crocea isolate SSNF chromosome XII, L_crocea_2.0, whole genome shotgun sequence region CTGcgacacagagacagaagacagaaggagGTCGGGGGCCTCTGCTGCCGTGCCCAGCACAAGGGGACAAGGAGTGATGAACAACTACAACGGGAAGATTTTGACAAGGGGCTCCAACCAAATACGGAGCCGGTTTGTGAAGAAAAATGGACAATGTAACGTTTTATTCACTAACATGGAGGACAAGAGGCAGCGCTACCTAGCTGACATCTTCACCACCTGCGTGGACATCCGCTGGAGATACCTGCTGCTTATATTCTGCATGAGCTTCATGGTCTCGTGGCTTTTCTTTGGCATTATCTTTTACGGTGTCTCCCGGGCACATGGGGACTTTGAGGAGCACCTTGTGAAGGGGGATGTTCTGGCGGTAGGGGGAATGTATGGACCCACCTCGCACACGGCTGGACAAAGGATGCCCTGCATACTTCATGTCCAGGGCTTTGTTGGGGCGCTCCTGTTCTCAATGGAGACCCAGACCACCATTGGTTATGGCTGGCGTTGTGTTACTGAGGAGTGCCCTGTCGCTGTGATAACAGTGGTTATCCAGTCCATTGTGGGCTGCATCATTGACTCTTTCATGATTGGCACTATCATGGCCAAGATGGCACGACCAAAGAAGAGGAACCAGACCCTTGTGTTCTCTAAAAATGCTGTCATCGCCCAGCGTGATGGCAAGCTGTGCCTCATGTGGAGGGTGGGCAACCTGCGGAAGAGCCACATTGTGGAGGCTCATGTCCGTGCCCAGCTTATACGTTCATATGTCACAACTGAGGGTGAGTATATCCCTTTGGAGCAGATGGACCTCAATGTGGGCTACGATGAGGGCACAGACAGGCTGTTTCTAGTATCCCCGCTGGTTATAGTCCATGAGATCGATAAAGACAGCCCCTTGTACACTTTAAGCCGAGCTGATCTGGAGACAGATGACTTTGAGATCGTTGTGATCTTGGAGGGGATGGTGGAGGCCACGGCCATGACCACTCAGTTCCGTAGCTCCTACCTTGCCAGAGAGGTCTTCTGGGGTCACAGGTTTGAGCCTGTGATATATGAGGACGGAGACCGCTACAAGGTAGACTACAGTCGCTTCCACAACACCTATGAGGTGCCATCAACGCCCCACCTCAGCGCCAAAGAGCTCGACGAGGCCACGAGCCGGGCCTCATCTGCTGCTTCTCCCATCTCTGCATGTAGAACCGCACGAGACTTGATTCCCAGGTCGCTGAGCGCATTTTGTTACGAGAACGAGGTCGCATTGAGctgtggagaggaagaagaggacatCTTTGACTCCTCTCAGATTGTATTGAAGGAGAGGGCAGAGGACAGGAGAACTTCAGTTTCTGTAGACTTCCAAAACATGTTCCAGGACACCGCGACTATGTCATCAGGCAGCCACaatgtcatgtgtgttttggacATGGACAATAACCAGATGGAGTTTGACATCCTTCAGCCTGCCATGCCTCTTGATCCAGTGACCTATAAGAGTGAGCAAGAGTGAGCAAGAGCTCCAAAGAGCGCCGGCACAGTGGTCTTTGTTTCAACTTTGGATTGCATGTACAGAAATGTAAACCCCCTTTGCCTTGCCagtgttgttttatatttatatctgtttGAGTTTCTTCTCATTGAGatgattaattaagaaaaagaagaagctgttttCCTCGGTATCTTTTGGCACATGCAAGTGCATTTCTTGAAGAGCCATTACGGTCAACCAGAGGAATATAAAGCTTCTTTGACGAAACGCTGACAGGATTTCATAACCAAAGGATGCACAATAGCAGAAACTTGAGTCATGTTTTagacagtatatatatttttttgtagttaAAAATGACCTTTATCTAATAACTTGACTGTAAACAAGAGATTTTATGAAAGCAATATCAGTCTTAATGAAACTCTCTTCCTTTTCGAAGAGGACTGATGTCAAGATGTTAAAGAGGTACTGTTTTATCAAAGTGTGGTAGGTTTATGCTTGATAATCTCCATGTTGTTTGTGGATTTCAACGGTCATCATGCCTGCAATAGTTCCCTTCAAAGTCTGCTATTTGCACGTATGTGAGACTGCCTATTTTTCAAatcttttactgtaaaacataAAGAACCTCTCTTTATTCAGCTAGTTAGTGAGAGTCTACTGTTGTTGATTTTGCTGTGTAGTCTACCTACAAAACGTTCAAAGTGCAATCACTAAGTGTAGCAGAAGGGGCATTTTTCTGAGTTTGATTTCTTGAGACAATAACTTTTGACaaatatattgatttattaCAATTTAGGAAGACATCACTGCATTTTGAATCTTatgttaaaaaacatatttttgattCTGAAAACAAAGTTGAGTTTTAAGAGAATATATTGGAAAcgaaatgaaatatttaacacaGATTATAGGTTATAGATACTAAGAAGagtctattattatttataaatgtatcaatatGGAGTAAAGTAGACATTTGTTTACTTTATGCATTGTTTCATAACTTCTTTCTTGGCTTGTTTCTTGTGGAGGCTACAGCCAGTGATACGAGAAACAATACTAAGAAGTGGCTTTAATTCCTGTTTGCGCTGTTGTTCGCCAAAGGTCTGGAGTTGAAACAGAGCACGTCTGATTTATGATCTGGACACTGGGGTGCGCACACAGTACAAAGTGTACTCATTGTCTTTGATCGAGGAAGGTGTGAAGCCACTGTAAAGCACAGCAGGAAACAAAGGGATGGAGGGTGAGGAGTGTCTGGAAATGTGCAATAAGTTCACTGGACTGCAACGGTGAGGATAAAGTGTAAGTGAAAGTGTATATCAGGttaaataatgacatttaaaagcagGTTCATTATCAAATGTAGCCAATTTCTCCCATCTGGTACTTCAAGCGAAACatacaaatgtttaaatatctCGGACAGCTTTTAGGTCACCTGATGATACTACAACTCTCATTCTTGAaatacttttattgtttttttgttttttgtttctgctcgTTGTATTGCTTAAGCAGGCGTTTTGTATTAATatggctgtatgtgtgtgagcgagtgtgtgCATCTGAGCAACAAGCATTCAGTagaattagatttttaaattttgtctAAAAAGTATTTGCAAAACCTCagcaacatgtttaaaacattttattaacaaaTTCACATTGCctgccaaaagaaaaatatattgctTTTCGATTTTAAGCTGATGATGCCACTTTGTAGAATAGACAAGCGTTTTGTTTCCTTTGCTCCCTGCTTTGTATAAATCCAATGATTTTCTAACCCCTGCTTGAAAACATACCTGCACTCAGCGAACTGTTGAACTGACTGAAAtaagctgaaaagaaaaagaaatctcaaGTACAAAGCACTTTATCCTTCCTTGTATCTTTTGATGTTGCAAATAAATATctacataatttaaaaaaaagaaagtttctgCTTTTCAAAAGACAGAATGCACTTTGTTAAAACATGCATAAAGAGCCAGACTGAGCCAGCCTTTGAGAggagactgtctgtgtgttcgtCTCCAGAGCCACTAGGGGCCTCTGAAGCCATTTCTATCAGAGTTTCAGCAGAAAACAATGAAGCGTGTGTTCCCTCTAGTGGTGCAGAAGAGAAATTCAAACAGAATCATTCAGGGCATTTAGGAATGTTTTGAGATGAAAGGACCCAATTGGATGATAATTAATATCCCATACAagaaaagtcaaataaacattGGCCTCCACTAGTTGTGTGTTGGAAGGACAGCTAAAAACATTGTGCATTTTCCAGAAAGGGCGACAGCGTGCGGTGAAAGGACTGACTTATTACACTGGGGGGCCTTGCAGCGGGTGTGGCAGCTCACAAAGGACAATATAATTGTGCCAAAAAAACTCAAGACACCCTCAGGTCACTTTAAAAGTCCTGTGGATTCCCAGCCCTGATGATCTGATGTCAGGTCAAGTCATGGACATCATGAGAAGTTCCTCTCTTTATAACAAACTAGTTGATGATGAATGAAGAATGTGAGTCTACTAGATTTGTAGTAAGACTTTTCCAGTTGCATCAAatcattttgacaaaaaaaactgtagaaACAGGCAGGAGAAACGCATTACAGAAGATTACAGCGATCACAGAGGTAACGGTCAGTATGCTTATCACATTTTTCAAGGCTTGTGTCAGTGACTGATGAATGTTCAAAGTGCTCTAAAGTGCGCAATGATTCACAGTCAAGTGTCTCTTCTGGTTTGTCGCTGTGATGGATCGCCTGTACAAGAGGAGTATCAGCAGATGAGTGGTGAATGGACGCACTTGAGATGGTTATGAAATTATCCACAGTGTCAGATTAGTCTGATTATAACCATTATATGTTATCTAAGCATTTTAAAATCACTCAGAAAAGGAACTTTGAACTATCTGTCCAATGTCTCCAATGTCTGTCTTCATGCATAAGTTGAAGAactgtatttatatgtatatatataattttggGGGGTTTGattttgaagtttgtgtaaGTACCTCGAAGGTTTGGGTGCCCTCGCCTTGTCACATAACTTTCCTATCCAAACTAAATGAATGGGCCACAGTTACACacttcagactgactgaagCAGTCTGATCTAGATAGAAAGTATTCAAgggagtttgtttgtttgtgactaCCTTCACACATGTACACTGTTTTTCCTACTTATGGGgcaaaaatatagatttttcaGGAAAGTACCATACATGCATTGGAGACCAGTGCCCTCTGCTGGTCAATCATCAGACATTTGTTGCTCTAACACATGCAAACAGTCCAACACACAGCACTCACAGGTTTGAGTAATAGAGCCAGAACAAAATGTGTGAGCGGCAGTACAGTCGCTTTGGTCTGTTGATAAAGAGTTGATGATGCCATGAAGCACCGACAGTCTTTTGACACCATATAGCCAGGTGTGTCCAGTTTCAGTCAACAGTCCTGGAGGAGTGAGTAAAAATGAACTTTTCAGATAAGTAAACTacataaaagatgtttttgttacactgCTACTGTCTCTCTGATTGCTGAAAATTCTGTTTCATGATAGGCAGCTGAGATTTGAGCTGTATCTGCAGGGTTACGGTGTTGCAGTCTTAccgtttctgtctctttctcagtTTTTGAGAGAAGACGAAAAAGACTGAAGGGACCTCAAACCTCCTGACATTAGACTTACTGACAGGTGGATCTATCAGGGAAAAACCTTACCTCTCTCATGGTGTCATTACATTGCAAATCTGGGGTGCCTCCTTGAAGTACACTGGTTGCACTACTGAGGAATTTGAAATGAGGTTCAGTGAAGCTAAACCTCCCTGCAGACAGGCCTCGACTCACTGCAGGGTTGACACATCATCAGCCTCTGCAAAATGTGCAGCTCACTGCGTGTCACAGTCTCGGACATACTGTAGTGCGGATATCAGGTCTACATTTTGACAGAAAGCACCCACAGCTGTTCTCTCGAGGGTACTTTCCTTACATCAATATGTAAAGTATCTCCATTTTTCAGTCATTACATGTTCCTGTCCCACAATTAAATCATTCCTGTCCACGTTTTAATCAAGTTAAAATCATCCTGTGTCAGGCTAATAAGATACTTCCCCCGTCAGCCCTCATGCTTGTCCTGTCTTGAGCTTCCTTTAATTATGtattctccatctctgtctgtcagtcactcGTTGTTCCCTTGTGAACCCCCCGACAGTGAAAACAGCCCACCCCGCTGGACCTCTGAACCTCAGGAGGACTGGAGAGGCATTTCTgtcaaagtcaaaaaaaaaaagatgaaaagaggaaaaatgaggaggaaaagggggcAAACTGCTCGGTAACTGCAGGCCTCGAGGCCATCGGCTTTTAATTAGCTAGTCAGTGAGTGAGGGAATGAGTGTGACCGGTGGAATGGTAAAATACCCAGCCGTGCTGGGCCACATTGGCCATTAGGGTGATTTGGGGGCTCCCACTGACTCTTATTGTGCATTGTCTCCAGAGTGAGCGAGCGAGGCTCAACAGTGAGCCTTTGTGTGGGACATTTAAATgcctgttagcatgctaattatgggatgtgtgtgtgtgtgtgtccatcatcTTCTCGTCTTCtccatccctctgtctctctcctgggATTTACACCCCTCTCACTCTTCCTGTGTCTCTCCCCGAGGCACTAATGCATCACTGATCTCTGCAGTCGTGACCTCTTTTCAAACGTGCTCCTGTTGTGTCCATCGCTTCTGGTTTTATTCCCAGACCTGTGTGCCCGTCCCATCTTatttctcttctgtttattAATCATCTGCTTCTGATTCTGCCATGCATCACCGTTAGGACATTATCCTCACATTTAGCAACGGAAAATCTCATTTCAGACATGCCCCCCTTTTTTCACCAGTGACAACTCTTCCGGCCAACTCTGCAGCCatcgctcttttttttttttttgtctcctcgTTGCTGGATTAGAGGTGTACAATTACAGATTCCCAAAATATTTTTGGCCAAAGAGAGTCATCCTAGAAGGGACTGAGGCTGGTGACCTGGACACATGCAAACCTGTCAAACAGGTTTACAATCCAAtgaattaaatatctttttattgtgtCCGCTCTCTGTATTTCTCCATTCTAAATAGTTTAGTTGGCATTTGTGCTTCAAACTTAGCAATAAAAGCTGAGTAAAACATTAACAGTTTAACTCTCATGAGCTTCAACGTCAACAACGCGTGTTGTGTTGTGAACGGTTCATTTATCATTCCACTACCTGAAACACAAGCTCTGCACGTCCAGTTTGAACAGACGACCTCACATTTCACTGACTTTAACTAGCCTCCACTGGCTTCCCGAGCATTTTAagattgattttaagattttactgatcactttttAATCCTGTCTGGCCCCTGACTACATAGCCAGCATGTTCACTCTATATGAGCATAACCTTAGATCCTCGGGCAGGTCACTTTCGCTTGTTGAAGGTTGAGGCTCAAAACTAGAGGTGATCGCACCTTTTCCATCGACTTTGGAACGACCTGCCCGAGGAGATGACTCTTTAAAATCACTTTCAGACCTTCCTTTTCGTGATGTCCTCTATTTGTTATCcttattcttttttatattcatcttttatttctaccatttgtctttttcttttatcatctttttattCCTGTACTCTTAACCAGTCTTACATTCTTAATGTCAGCTTTtacccttttctttttttgtttcagaccATCGATTTTTAATTTCTCCTTTCATTGTACTGCCTCTTTCTGTGGCATTGAATCTGTTCTTAAACTTGTGTGGACTTCTTTTGTGTCTGCTATATGATGCTGTATGAATAAAGtgattagttattattattatctcccCTACAGCTGCACCATTAAACTCTTCATTCATATCCACTTCCCGTTCAGATGAATGTTAAGTCACACTTCAACGCATTACGTTGACCAAACAAATCAACAGCTCGACTGTAACCTGATGTCTGTTAAATAGAATTATCTCGACCGATCAAGAGGAAATACAACCAAACGTCTCTCGCAGACAACAACAAGGGGTGGCTTTGTGTGTTGGTGCCTGATAACTTGAACCCCTACACTGATGTTATTTCTGATCTGGATGCTCCGGACTGAACACGAGTAATACGGTTACAGAcgctgaaaatataaaatgtccaTCACTCAAGCTGACATAATTGACAACCAATGTAACGGTGTCGATGTTTGCAGCCTCCCTGCATCACAACGTGTTCAacttctgctgctgtattttcatgtcaggatatattgatgtatttatatttgttgtgtCTATACATGAAAATGTAGTATGAGTCCGTGACCTTAAAGATTGTTCACATGGTGACTTTCTTTAGCTTAACTGCAACAAACTTATCAAATTTAATACAAATACTTTCTTTTAACTTCTTTCAGTTTAACATTTGTGCACTCAATTTCATGCTCGACTGTGTGTATTCCTTCTTGACCTTTGCCAACAGATATTGGCCTTTGAGTATGCACCCAGAGCCAGACATGGGTATTCATTATTAACAACTTTAATGGGAAATAGGCCGAACGCACATGTgaccatctgtgtgtttgtgtagctgtgtgtgtgtgtgtgtctgtaaatagTTGAGTAGGCAGCACATGTATGCACATTCACATTTCTCCATGTAGTTTCTGCATCTCTGTATGTTTTAGtccactgtttgtgtttacatgcatgtgGACGTCCTTGTTTTCATCCACATATGTacttatatatgtgtgtgtgtgtgtgtgtgtgtgtgtgtgtgtgtgtctgagtctaTGCGAGCAGCTGTGGGCCCTGTGTTTGAACTCTAGCTCACATGGGCAGAGCGAGGGAGGGCCGCAGGGTGAGGAGGCGATGGGAGAGGGGACTGATGCCCGACAAACTCGccatctccctctcccctttcatctccctctcccAGCATCAAACAACAAACTCTTTCATTCAGGCATCTTTGCGGCCAGCCGCCCCCAGACCCTCGAGGCCCCCACCCGTTCACGCTGCTTAATTCAATGTTCC contains the following coding sequences:
- the kcnj4 gene encoding ATP-sensitive inward rectifier potassium channel 12 yields the protein MGTRRSNRYSIVSDILPEEERQKISSLRLHNGHSSPKFQLESACDTETEDRRRSGASAAVPSTRGQGVMNNYNGKILTRGSNQIRSRFVKKNGQCNVLFTNMEDKRQRYLADIFTTCVDIRWRYLLLIFCMSFMVSWLFFGIIFYGVSRAHGDFEEHLVKGDVLAVGGMYGPTSHTAGQRMPCILHVQGFVGALLFSMETQTTIGYGWRCVTEECPVAVITVVIQSIVGCIIDSFMIGTIMAKMARPKKRNQTLVFSKNAVIAQRDGKLCLMWRVGNLRKSHIVEAHVRAQLIRSYVTTEGEYIPLEQMDLNVGYDEGTDRLFLVSPLVIVHEIDKDSPLYTLSRADLETDDFEIVVILEGMVEATAMTTQFRSSYLAREVFWGHRFEPVIYEDGDRYKVDYSRFHNTYEVPSTPHLSAKELDEATSRASSAASPISACRTARDLIPRSLSAFCYENEVALSCGEEEEDIFDSSQIVLKERAEDRRTSVSVDFQNMFQDTATMSSGSHNVMCVLDMDNNQMEFDILQPAMPLDPVTYKSEQE